The window TTGAAAAGGGTCACTCTATTTAAAAACATATGATTCCTCTCCCACTCATATTATTTATTATTACTTAAGAAAGGTTGTTTGCCTTGGATCTTCCTGTTCGTATAGAAACGAAATATATTAGGAAAAGTTCACCAAAGATTAACGTTTATTATCCTATTGTAACTAACTTACCTCATCCTGCAGTTGAAAAAAAGATAAATGCAGATATTATTCATGAACTGAACAAGCTTTTGATCGAACAAGGATTTTACAGTGAGCATTTAGTAGAAATGGTCGGTACTTATGAGATCAAAACAAATGAGCGTGGTGTTCTAAGCTTAAGTTTAACTGTCTATTCATTTACAGGAGGTGCGCACGGTCTTACAATTACGAAATCACTCACCTTCGACGTCAAGACAGGCAAGCAGTATGCACTAAGTGAACTGTTTAAGCCGGATAGTAATTATGTGAAAGTACTCTCTGAAATGATTGAAAAGAAAATGGTAGAGTGGGATGTGCCTCTATTAGAGGGTTTTACACAAATACGTAGTGACCAAGACTTTTACATAGCCGATCACTCACTTGTCATATATTTTCAAGTGTATGAATTGACTCCATACGTGTACGGCTTCCCTTACTTTCCAATTATCATCAAAGATATAGAAGGAATTATTCGGGAAGGTGGAATTCTAGAAAAAATGATTCCTTTCTAGTGACACGGACTCTTTAGTACGGTAAAGTATTAAGTAAATACGTGCTGGAGGTTACAAGGTATGAAAAAAGCAATTTTTTTTGACTTAGATGATACTTTACTATGGGACAATAAAAGTGTGTCCGTTGCGTTTCACAAAACATGTGCATTTGCTGCAACACATGTTAACATCGATCCACTTGAATTAGAACAAGCCGTACGTGCAGAAGCAAGTGCATTGTACGATACATATGAAACACGCACATTCACTCAAATGATCGGTATTAATCCCTTTGAAGGATTATGGGGAACATTTGACGACCCTTCTGAGGATTTTCAAAAAATGAAAGTCATCGTACCAGAGTATCAACAATTAGCATGGACAAAGGGATTAGAGAAGCTAGGGATTGTTAATGAAGAATTAGGTAGAAAGTTAGCAGAATATTTTCCGAAAATGCGAAAAGAAAGCCCCTTTGTATATGAAGAAACCTATGAAGTGTTAGATCAATTAAAAGGAAAGTATACATTGCTATTAATGACAAATGGCTCGCCAAGTCTTCAAAACATTAAATTGGAAATCACACCGGAGATTGCCACATACTTTGACCATATACTTATCTCTGGAGCATTTGGTAAAGGTAAGCCTGATCCATCCATCTTTGAGCATGCACTAGAAATTGTCGGAATGACGGCAGATGACGTATTGATGGTCGGTGATAATCTAATGACCGACATATTAGGCTCCTCTAAGGTCGGTATGCAATCCGTGTGGATCAATCGCGAAGAAAAACCTGTTAGTGAAGAAGTAACGCCTACGTACACAATTGAGAACTTAAAAGAACTATTGACGCTGCTTGCATAAGAAAAGCGTAAGGACTCTTTAAAGTAAAAACCTGTTTCTATCGTTTTCGGTTAGCTTTGAGCAGACTTAATGCAATATTATTAACCGGCTAATTTTTGAAGGGGTGGTCGTGACTAACGTCACGACCACCCCTTCTTTTTCCGGTAATCTTAATTATGGCATTTATCTGTCCGTCGCACTTCAACAACTTTTCGAAACAGGCTAATGCTTTTTTGGATAACTAGAGAAACGATGCTTTCCTACTCATAGAGGAAGCTCTCGAAGATACAATTTCGTTCGCTACTTCATTTCTTTAATTAGTAAACACTAACTATTTCTCATAATTTCCATAAGAAAAAAGAAAATATACTTTCTTCAACCTTCCTTACAGTATCCCTAATTCAACAGCCGGTCTTATCACTACATTAACTTTGACTACTTATCATCTTAGCGATAGCCTATGCTCTATCTTTTAGTGGAGTACTACTCACTTAATTTTGATTGGAGTGAAAGGTGGCGACTCCAGTGGGATGAGTGAGACAGATGAGATATCACAGAGACGGTGATAGCTCATCGCTCACCCCACGGAGGCCAACAGGATGTTGGTCACGAAGGCGTTGCCACACGAGGTGGCGCACTTAGCCTTTGTACCCCACCTGTAACGGAAATCACGGTAAAAAATTTTATACTTTCTCCTTCTATTAAAAAGTGGATCCATGACATTTACTTGTCGTGAATCCACCCAATTTTATTAAAGGTCAATCGGTGTTGCATCAAAGATGTCTTCTAATGCTTTAAGCTGGTCAACACCTGACTCTTCTACGTGCTTATCAATGGAAAGCATCATAATCGCATCTCCACCTACTTCGGAACGACCTACTTGCATGGCTGCGATATTGATACCTTCAGACGCAAGCAATGTTCCTACGCGTCCAATAGCACCCGGTTGGTCTTTATGACGGATAAACAATAAGTACCCAGATGGAACAACGTCTACGATGAAGTCATCAACACGTACGATACGGCCACCTAGGCCATTTAACAAAGTACCCGCAACTTTTCTTGTTCCGGCTGCAGTTTTCATTTCAAGCGTTATCAAGCTGGTAAATCCTTTTGATTTTGAAGTTTTTGATTCATTGACTGTTATACCTAAACGGTCTGCTAGGAATTTTGCATTTACATCATTAACTGATTCTCCTAGTTTGCTTTTTAGAAGACCTTTTACAGCATTACGAGATAATGGACGAGTATCGAAGTTTGCTAATTCTCCAGAATAAGTAATGTTTACCTCCTCTGGGACTCCTTCAACAAGATCGCTTAGGAATGAACCTAATTGCTCTACTAGATTAAAGAATGGCTCAATTTTAGCTAGGACATCTTTAGGTACTGAAGAAAGGTTTACTGGATTTTTCACTGTTCCATTTTTCAGGAAGCTCACTACGTCATAAGATACATCGATTGCTACAATTTCTTGTGCCTCTACAGTACTAGCACCTAAGTGAGGTGTTGCAATAACCTGAGGAAGCGTTAATAATTTATGTTCTACAAACGGTTCTTCCTCAAAAACATCTAATGCAGCTCCTGCGACCTTACCTGACACGATTGCATCATACAATGCATCTTCATCGATAATTCCTCCACGAGCACAGTTAATAATTTGAACGCCGTCTTTCATCTTTTCAAAAGCTTCTTTATTTATTATGTGACGAGTTTCTTTTAATAGTGGTGTATGCACAGTTATAAAATCTGCGGCTTTGATAACATCCTCTACTGTTCCATATTGAACTCCTAATTTTTCTGCTTTTTCAGCTGTTAGGAATGGATCGTACGCAATGACGTTCATACGTTGTCCTTTTGCACGAAAAGCGACCTCTTGTCCAATTCTTCCGAATCCTACGACACCTAACGTTTTGTTCTTCACTTCTACACCGATAAATGTTTTGCGATCCCATTTTTTATTTTTCAAAGAATGGAAGGCTTGAGGGATATTGCGAGCTAGAGACATAAGCATAGCGATAGAATGCTCTGCTGCTGAGTTTGTATTTCCGTCAGGAGCATTAACAACGATGATCCCTCGTTCTGTTGCAGCAGTTAAGTCAATGTTATCTACCCCAACTCCAGCACGACCAATAATTTTTAAATTAGTCCCTTTTTCAATAATCTCACGAGTAACCTGTGTTTGGCTACGAACTAATAATGCATCAAACTCACCAATTTTTTCGCCAAGCTGTTCTGGAGTTAACGTGGTATCTACAACGATATTAAATCCCTCTGCTTCTCTTAGTGGGAAAATACCATCTTCGCTTAGTGGATCGCTAATTAGAATATTGAATGTCATATTATTTTTTCTCCTTTTATAACTATATTTTTGTTGTATTGCTTTTCTTCTGCTGATCGAATTAATGATTCTCCTCCTTATTTTGGAAACATAAAAAAGCCCTTCACTCCCTACAATTATGTAAGGGGCGAAGAGCTTATAATTGCTCACGCGGTACCACCCAAATTTTACTGCAATTATCTCGCAGATTCTCAATTAGTATGCTTAACGCGCATTCACGGATGAACCTAAATCCTCTGTTTTTAGTCCACCAATTCAAGAGTGCTACCCCACAAACGAAACCACTGATTTGCACCAACCATCAGCTCTCTAAAGATTTCAACATGTAAAGCCTATCTCCGTCAAAATTGTTCACGCTTTATTGAATTAAACCTATCATACGCACCAGCAAATTTATTGTCAATATAGTTAAAAAATTTGAAACCGCTACCATTTTATTTTTAACTCCAAAAACACTGATTTCATGCAGTTTACTTATTCGAAAAAATATTTTTATTTTTTTATAATTCGTGTTCTAGTGACGAAACTATTAAAAATTAAATCAATGTATATCATCCAGTCAAAAAACACGAACTTTATTTTAAAAAATAACTATAAAGTTCGTGTTAATAAAATAAAGTTAAAGAAATAACTACAAAGTTATTGACCTCTAATGATAATATTTGTACACTGTATAAAACCATTTGTTTTTTCCATAAGTACAATCATATTAAAAAAGTAAGGATTTGATTAGATGAAGGTAAGTAAATTTGGCGGAACATCTGTAGCAAGCGCAGTCCAAATCAGAAAAGTGGCTGCAATTGTTAAAGCAGATCCATCTCGTAAATTCGTTGTTGTGTCTGCACCGGGTAAACGCTTCGATGCCGATAAAAAAGTAACAGACTTACTAATCGAATTGGCAGTTGCCGCTATACATAATGAAAAAGTGGAAGAAAAACTCCACCAAGTAGTGGAGCGTTATAAAGAAATTGCACAGGGGCTAGCATTAGACGAGACCATCTGTGACGTTATCGAAGAAGATCTACGAGCACGCATCAATGAAGATCAAAGTGAAGTTGAATTATTTGTAGACAATATTAAAGCAAGTGGAGAAGATAACAACGCAAAACTAATTTCTACTTATTTCACAAGCATTGGTCTTGACTCTCAATATATTAATCCCAAGACTGCTGGATTAGTCGTAAATGATTTTCCTGAACGAGCTCAAGCATTGCCACAAGCATACGACAATCTAAATGCATTAAACAACCTTTCTGGCATTATTGTTTTCCCGGGCTTTTTTGGATATACACCAAACGGAGTTCTTCGTACATTCGATCGTGGAGGATCGGACATCACTGGCTCTATACTAGCAGCTGCGGTAAAAGCTGATTTATATGAAAACTTTACCGATGTCGACTCCGTATTTTCCGCTAATCCTAGAGTAGTTAATCATCCTGCGGAAATAGAAGAAATAACATATCGGGAAATGCGTGAGCTTTCCTATGCAGGCTTCTCTGTTTTTCATGATGAAGCATTAATGCCTGTTTATAAAAGCGGTATCCCAGTATGTATTAAAAATACAAATAATCCATCAGCACCTGGCACGAATATAGTAGCTAAACGTAAAGCAAACAAACGTCCTGTCACTGGAATTTCTGCTGATAACGGATTTTCTATTTTATATGTCAGTAAATATTTGATGAACCGAGAAATTGGGTTTGGTCGTAAGCTACTTCAAATTTTAGAAGAAGAGCATATTTCATATGAACACACACCATCAGGATTAGACGACATTTCCGTTATCATGCGTAGTCATCAATTGGATCCAGAAAAAGAAGTGCGTATAATGAATCGTGTATTAAACGAACTAAACGCAGATGATGTACATTTCCGTCATCATTTTTCTATGATTGTTATTGTAGGAGAAGGTATGAATAATAGTACTGGACTGGCAGCACGTGCTGCATCTGCTATTGCAAATACTGGTGCAAATATTGAAATGATTAACCAAGGCTCTTCAGAGGTCAGCCTTTCATTTGGAGTACATGAAAGTAATGAGAACAAAATACTGCGTGCACTATACAGTGAATTTTTCTCTGCTGTAACAGTTGGATAATAAACCAGGCTACCTCAGATAGAGATAGCCTGGTTTGATGTTTTTGGCAAAGTCAAATAGTATTAGTGAAAATTTAGTTCATCGGCTTTTCATGGTGATTATCTCTGCACGTCGCCCTTTTACTTTAATATCTAAATAACATAGTAATGAACTCGTGACCGCCACCGATTGTCCAAAATAATATTAGGTCTCCACGCTTTATCTTACCAGTTTCGATTCCTTCATGAAGGGCAATAAAAGGACTGCTCGTACCAGTATATCCGTACCTGTCTCCTACATAAATAATTTTTTCTTCAGGTATATTAAAATGTTTTTGAATTTCATCCATATTTACTTTAGCAAATTGAGATAAGCAGAACACATCCACATCATCAATTTTAAGCTGATTTCTTTCTAAAATGGCTTCGAACATTTCATACGTATAAGGCAGAGACATCGTTCCGTCAAATGGTAGCCAATGCATGAATTCTGCACTTTCACCAGCTTTAATTGTTTGAGATAATCCCTTATGGGGATATAAGATATTATTTCGGTTACTTGAGTCTACTTCAAACATCGCGTCAACAAATCCTGTATCATTCGAAGTCTTTTCTAATATAATTGCAGAAGAAGCATCTCCAAAGTTAGCATAGGTCATTGCATCCTTAGGATCAGCCACCAATGAAAGATAATCAGAGCCTACCACAAGTGCGGTATTAACATGTGGATTGGATTTCATATATCGTGACGCCTGCTCTACTGCTATTGTCATACCAGCGCAATTTGCATTCATATCAAAAATAACTGTTCCTTTTTTTGCTTGAATAGCATTATGAATGAACATAGCATTGGTTGGAACAGTTACTTCAGGTACTTGAGTAGAAAAAATAATCATATCTATATCCTTACCTTCTAATCCCACTTTTTTCAACACCCGATTTGTTGCTTCAATCGCCATAGTAATTGTATTTTCTTCGGGATTATCAATGACATAACGCTTTTTTCTTCCCATAATATTCAAGAAATTTGTAATATCTTTTCCTTGTTTTTTAAAGTGTTCAAGGTAAACGTCATTGTTTACTTGCTTTTTCGCATGGTAAACATCCACTGCTTTAATTCTAATGTTAGTCATAGTTGTAATAAACCTCTCTATATGAAATTATCAAATAAAAAGGCAGGACCTATAATAGCTCCCTACCTTTTTACGAGTATTAATATTTTTGAATTACTTCAAACGTAGTTAGCCCCACATTATTCGCCAAGCGTTTTAATTGCATGGAGATTATAGCACTTTTCTTAATACCTACTTCTACTTTCTTAAATCCAGAAGATTTATAAAGTGTTAAACAATTTTCCAGATCCGGTATCATTTCTTTTGTTACAACATCCAAATCTCTGCAATCAAATTCCAAGACGAATTCACTTGCATTAATCGATGATAACTTATGCTGATAATCATCGATAAATTGTTTAGCTTTTTCAGGAGTAAAAGTTCCGCTCACTGTCATATCAACAGTTTTCTTCACCGGATTTACTTTCATTGTGTAAGTTCCTTCTGCCATAATTTAAAAACACTTCCTTATTAAGATCTGTTAAAAGTTGCATTCATCTTTATATAAAATAGGAATTTTCACTTAAAATACTAACCCTACTTTAGACATAGATGACAAAATAACTTTCCTCTCTAAGTATCGGCATATAACAAATATTGTTAATATCTAATTATTACTTTGCTATAATATGTTCATTTATGTTGAAATTGGTTTCAAATGGTTAAAACTATTCGTTTTCGTATAGTGAACAAGGGTCATCTGCTCATTTACCTTCCATTCTTCCCCTGTTTGGACATAGCCTATCTTCTCGTATAAATAGCAATTTCTATGCTCCTGCTTAATCGTATCTAGCTCCCAGCTCACCGCTTCAGGATACATACTTTCAAGACGTCTCATGACCTTTTGGGCAATTCCTTTACCCTGAAACTGTTGTAAAATATTTATCATATGTAATCGCATAATGCCTGAAGACTTCGGATAAACATGGACACTTCCTACCAACAAACCATGTTCAACGATTTTAAAGTAGTCCCCTATTTGCAGACGTTCTGTAAATCTTTCAAACGATTGGAAAACCGGACTCGTATCATGATCCTGATATTTTTCATAAATAGGTTGAAACACCTTTTTTTGCATAGCAAATAATTCCTCAGCATCTGATAAACTAGCCTTCCTAAGTGAAATAGATGACATACTCATCTCAAAAAGCGGTTCCAAAATTTGATACGGGATGAACTCTCCACTTTCGACTAGCATGAGGATTTCATTTACTGTTACCCATCTAGCATCAGCTACCTCTTCGTATTGCAGATTTAATTGCTCCATATCTATCTCTTGTTTTACCAACCAATGGTCATCAAAACCACGAGAAAACTTTACAGTAAACATCACTTCTGCATGCTCCATTTTTAACTCAATGCCTAATTCTTCTTTAGCTTCGCGAATAGCACCCATTTCACTAGTTTCTCCTATTAAAACAGACCCTGCTGCAGCACAGTCCCACATATTAGGCCACCCTATTTTCCATGGTTGACGTTGTTGAATAAGAAACTCTCCTTTATCATTCATAATCCAAATATGAACAACCTGATGAAAGTCCCCTTCACTCATTTCATCTCCTCTTATCCAGGTCTTTCCTGTTTTCTCTCTGAACTCATTTAAGATATCCCATTGTTCCATTTTCTCCACCCACTTTACTCAATTTACCATTGAATTAGTATATCATTTTAGCTCTTTATTTTTGACCATGTTTGACATTTATTTTTTTGTATGAGATAATGTCATAGTTAACATTTGGTACGACATAGTTTTTAGATATTGGCATTCTGCTATATGTGTTTTTGATAATACTTATTCACACTGGAGCGGCTACAGGGTCGCAAGGACGTAAAAGAAGGTAGGGTTTACGTTGCTTAGGTTAGAAGGCAACCAGTGGAACAATTTACCGCGGCATTGAAAGAGGAACCTTTCATGGAAATTATTCCCCGAACTTTTCGGGATGAAATTTAAAATTCAAAAGTTATGTTATACCTATACAAAATCAAGGGGTGTTCTCATTAGGAGAACACCCCTTGTCCAATTATACGGCTATTTCTTTTTTTCGTTTATTGTATTCTTTAAACGTCAGCAGATAGATGAATCCACTTAGTAGCGCTAAAGCTGCTAGTATAACAAATGTCCATGTAAACCCAATCCATGTGACTAGCGGAAATACTAAAGGTGCAATTGTACGACCAATTGTATAGCGCAAACTTGCCGCCGCAAAATACTGTCCCCTCATATCATCAGGAGCTAATTTTGAAACAAAGCTTTCCTGCAATCCAACCGTCGCTAGTTCTCCTAATGTAAAGATCGCCATCGCAATCAAGAAAACCCAGAAGTTGGCTGTGATTGGGAATACAAGCATTGCCACTGCATATAAGAACGAGGATAGAAAGAACACC is drawn from Psychrobacillus sp. INOP01 and contains these coding sequences:
- a CDS encoding aspartate kinase, whose protein sequence is MKVSKFGGTSVASAVQIRKVAAIVKADPSRKFVVVSAPGKRFDADKKVTDLLIELAVAAIHNEKVEEKLHQVVERYKEIAQGLALDETICDVIEEDLRARINEDQSEVELFVDNIKASGEDNNAKLISTYFTSIGLDSQYINPKTAGLVVNDFPERAQALPQAYDNLNALNNLSGIIVFPGFFGYTPNGVLRTFDRGGSDITGSILAAAVKADLYENFTDVDSVFSANPRVVNHPAEIEEITYREMRELSYAGFSVFHDEALMPVYKSGIPVCIKNTNNPSAPGTNIVAKRKANKRPVTGISADNGFSILYVSKYLMNREIGFGRKLLQILEEEHISYEHTPSGLDDISVIMRSHQLDPEKEVRIMNRVLNELNADDVHFRHHFSMIVIVGEGMNNSTGLAARAASAIANTGANIEMINQGSSEVSLSFGVHESNENKILRALYSEFFSAVTVG
- a CDS encoding DUF3298 and DUF4163 domain-containing protein, with the protein product MDLPVRIETKYIRKSSPKINVYYPIVTNLPHPAVEKKINADIIHELNKLLIEQGFYSEHLVEMVGTYEIKTNERGVLSLSLTVYSFTGGAHGLTITKSLTFDVKTGKQYALSELFKPDSNYVKVLSEMIEKKMVEWDVPLLEGFTQIRSDQDFYIADHSLVIYFQVYELTPYVYGFPYFPIIIKDIEGIIREGGILEKMIPF
- a CDS encoding ketoacyl-ACP synthase III, producing the protein MTNIRIKAVDVYHAKKQVNNDVYLEHFKKQGKDITNFLNIMGRKKRYVIDNPEENTITMAIEATNRVLKKVGLEGKDIDMIIFSTQVPEVTVPTNAMFIHNAIQAKKGTVIFDMNANCAGMTIAVEQASRYMKSNPHVNTALVVGSDYLSLVADPKDAMTYANFGDASSAIILEKTSNDTGFVDAMFEVDSSNRNNILYPHKGLSQTIKAGESAEFMHWLPFDGTMSLPYTYEMFEAILERNQLKIDDVDVFCLSQFAKVNMDEIQKHFNIPEEKIIYVGDRYGYTGTSSPFIALHEGIETGKIKRGDLILFWTIGGGHEFITMLFRY
- the serA gene encoding phosphoglycerate dehydrogenase, translating into MTFNILISDPLSEDGIFPLREAEGFNIVVDTTLTPEQLGEKIGEFDALLVRSQTQVTREIIEKGTNLKIIGRAGVGVDNIDLTAATERGIIVVNAPDGNTNSAAEHSIAMLMSLARNIPQAFHSLKNKKWDRKTFIGVEVKNKTLGVVGFGRIGQEVAFRAKGQRMNVIAYDPFLTAEKAEKLGVQYGTVEDVIKAADFITVHTPLLKETRHIINKEAFEKMKDGVQIINCARGGIIDEDALYDAIVSGKVAGAALDVFEEEPFVEHKLLTLPQVIATPHLGASTVEAQEIVAIDVSYDVVSFLKNGTVKNPVNLSSVPKDVLAKIEPFFNLVEQLGSFLSDLVEGVPEEVNITYSGELANFDTRPLSRNAVKGLLKSKLGESVNDVNAKFLADRLGITVNESKTSKSKGFTSLITLEMKTAAGTRKVAGTLLNGLGGRIVRVDDFIVDVVPSGYLLFIRHKDQPGAIGRVGTLLASEGINIAAMQVGRSEVGGDAIMMLSIDKHVEESGVDQLKALEDIFDATPIDL
- a CDS encoding bifunctional NUDIX hydrolase family protein/GNAT family N-acetyltransferase, which codes for MEQWDILNEFREKTGKTWIRGDEMSEGDFHQVVHIWIMNDKGEFLIQQRQPWKIGWPNMWDCAAAGSVLIGETSEMGAIREAKEELGIELKMEHAEVMFTVKFSRGFDDHWLVKQEIDMEQLNLQYEEVADARWVTVNEILMLVESGEFIPYQILEPLFEMSMSSISLRKASLSDAEELFAMQKKVFQPIYEKYQDHDTSPVFQSFERFTERLQIGDYFKIVEHGLLVGSVHVYPKSSGIMRLHMINILQQFQGKGIAQKVMRRLESMYPEAVSWELDTIKQEHRNCYLYEKIGYVQTGEEWKVNEQMTLVHYTKTNSFNHLKPIST
- a CDS encoding HAD family hydrolase, with protein sequence MKKAIFFDLDDTLLWDNKSVSVAFHKTCAFAATHVNIDPLELEQAVRAEASALYDTYETRTFTQMIGINPFEGLWGTFDDPSEDFQKMKVIVPEYQQLAWTKGLEKLGIVNEELGRKLAEYFPKMRKESPFVYEETYEVLDQLKGKYTLLLMTNGSPSLQNIKLEITPEIATYFDHILISGAFGKGKPDPSIFEHALEIVGMTADDVLMVGDNLMTDILGSSKVGMQSVWINREEKPVSEEVTPTYTIENLKELLTLLA